The following nucleotide sequence is from Salvia splendens isolate huo1 chromosome 2, SspV2, whole genome shotgun sequence.
ATATCGTGTATATGTATATCAAAttctttaaatttataatttgtatGGGCATTGCTCGTACCTTAATTTCAGCTAGATTCttgttaatttaattatgaattttgaaGCTCATGGTAGAATTATGAATTAAAAtggtctatatatatatatgtaggtCATCAACTCTCTTGTTTAAAACTTTGTTATTATCTTGGTGATCATTCATTTTTATTGGAACCCAAAATTTTATTAGAAATAGACATACTCCGTatttaagtattttaaaaataaagttaTTGCGATGCTGATTGTGGGCTTTTTGCTTGTAGAATATGTGAAAATACGAGACTAGTTTAGAAGAGGTCAAAAGAATCAGTAATCTAATCTCTTGATATGCCTATTAGCCAGAACTATATATACGCAAATTACTttgttatttgaatatttatatgttTTATAACACCCACCCCTTTTTTAATTGTCAATAATCATAGTCTTCTCATCACTATTGGAGCATTCACATTATAGGGTACAAAATCATAAATTCGACGACATTATACATATAAAAGTACATACTTTATTTGTTATTGCATTCACCATCAAATTTAACTAAGTAAGAAAtatctatatatttatataaaaatggaaCCTATATTACACTTTtttcaacacatattttaaaaattggtGCCATCTAGTCAGTACTATACAATATGCCAACATATCGCTCATTATATGTGACACAATAATCCTAAGCATTGGAGTATATATAATAAAAGAGTACATGCGACTTTAACAATCTTACAGCAAATCTAGAGACTTTGATTTTTAAGAACAAAACATTTCGAATTTGATCCGTATAAATTTTGAATCTTACCATAAGATACGAATGAGTGAAATAGTCAAgtcaataaaattaataattttggtAGTAAAAGATTTGTCTAGAGGAATCAGCCTCCTATAAAGATAAGCAAACAATACAATTCACTATTAAAAAAAGTATCAAACCACTAAAGTGGTGAGTAAAAAACCACAAGGCAACGACACCATAACAAGATTAAAAACAGCAAAACCATCTAACTAGACTCTAACTAATCAACTCAAAccaaatagagaaaaaaatagcaATATTATGGCTATCCCAATTTGCATATAGTCGCACCAACATTAATAGCATATGCTTCTAGCCTTCAACCAAGAAGTAGCAATATCATGGCTATAagctattactccctccgtccccaaagtttgtctcattttactattttcgtCGGTCCCAAAAAGTTTATCCTACTTTGaattttaccaaaaatagacactcactccgtcccaattaaattgagtcgtattcctcttTGGGttgttccaactaagttgagtcatttccttttttaacaaaaaaaacatacaatcactcttactttattacgccatctattttactctctctgtatctttcctattttattcctctctcaacacaatttcttaatctccatgtCCAAAATTtttgtctcaacttagttgggatggagggagtattaaatacaCCCTCGGTCTCCTCAAAGTgggacccttattccactacacacttttatttaatacaagtcaaatgattttttaaaatctgcGCCGGGTTAAATTGGGACAAACTTTGGAGGACGGGGGAATATTAATAAAATCCATCTCAGTTAAATTATAAATTCACTTAAAAATAGCTAGTGAACTGCTATCGTTTCGTTGATGGATTATATGCTCAAGCGCGACATATATCCAATTTTACAGAATTCGGTTAGAATTCAACGAAATTGAAttttaaggaattaaaattatACCAGTTCAATTCGAAATTCTTTGTTCGGTACAAATGATATAcggaattgaatttgaaggaaTTGATACAAAGGGTGTGttcaatgtgtgtgtgtgtgcgggCGCAGTttatgtgcagtgtgtgtatagtgtatgcAAATTGCGTGTAGAGTGTGTGcagtgtgcatagtgtgtatgtatatagtgtgtgcaatgtgtgtccAGTGTGTGTACAATGTGTGTGCAGAGTTTGTGCGGTGTGTATGTGCAttgtgtgtgtatagtgtgtgcagtaTGTATGTGCATTGTgcgtagtgtgtatagtgtgtgcaatgtgcgAAGGTGTccaattttatagtactccctccatccataatagatgacacacttggaGAATGACATAGGATTTAGGAGATGTTTTATGTGTTAACtgtgagagaaaataatatatttatattgatttgagaggaaacttttttcaaaagaaaatgtgacatcttttatgggacaaacaaaaaaggaaagtatgacatctactatgggacggagggaattaCAATTACctacttttgatatggaattcaaattgtggaattgagAATGTAATTTAATTCTAAATCTAAACTTTTTGTGGTATAAAACATTAGATTAGCAATTGAAAGCTCTCATTCTAATTCCGCAGGCCCAAATATGATTTAATTCATGGTAACTGTTGAATGTGACAAAGCTTAagtaaaggaaaaaaaattataaatcgaTGGGTTGACTAATTAGAATATGGTAATTTGAAAGTGCAATAAGTAATTAAACGCCTGAATTCTGCAATTTGCAACCCAAAAAACACCTAGCTAGGAAACTGGAATCACGTAGTATTGAATTAATTTACTAATATCATTGCATTGCAGAATAACATGACAGTAAGAACATTGGAATTCCGTGCAATGTAGTCTAATCATAAACCAAGAGCACTAATATTATAAGCTATTGAAGAAAGTGGGGTGACCTTTATTGAATAAGTATCATAATGATCAATCTCACAGTGGAGTGCGttacttaaattaaaattatctttaaaaaaaagtactcaTTCTATGATTTTGATATAGTATCACTCAacacttgaaaattttcaacATAAATCCACTTCAATCATCAATTTGTATACATACTCGAAAAATAACCTTCCACAATATGTATTGACATTTGAAAAACAATGATAACAAAAATATACAGTGTACATTAAACGACATATACGGAAAAGTATATTTCTATATCTTCAATTAATCCAACATTGTTTTCAAATTAGTCACATAGCAAACTGACAAAGCTACAAAACTGAAAATAAGTTCACAAAATATAGTAGAACAAATCCTGAATCAAAGGATCGATAAAGACTACAATCACAAAAGTCAAGCCAgcgtatctctctctctcacttgaAGCACTTGGCATCCAACAAAGGCTCGCCCTCGAATGGCTCAGCGTCTTCAATCATCTGGCTCACGCGCTCCTTCTGTGCCTCGTCACTGATGTCGACCTTCGTCCACTCATAAAGCTCCATGTCGTAGCACTCGTCCATAACGAACTTAGGAATCTCAGTCCCCCGGAACAGCCACAAACCCTTCACCTTAAATGGAGCCTGTGCACCGATGATCAGCATCTTGCCGAAGGCGTACTTGCGGGCCAAGTCCATACGCTGCAGAAATCCTCCTACTTTGTTCATGGTGACAAAAGATACCATGTTTTCATCGTTGTATTTGTAATCACAGAACCAGAGGGAGTATCCTTCAGGGTCATACATGTCCCAGAAACCTACAAAATGCAGTGAATATGATAAGGTCTCTGCAGATTTTCAAACATCATATTGAGCAATAGAGAATGCCTCGGACCAATCATACCTTTGATAGCAACCTCACGGAAGTTGGTTTTTGTATTAGAGTAGAGCCTCTTCCAGTCATCCAGAACCATCTTACTAGGAGGTAAGAGATCCAAAGGATTCTTCGCCTTCGGTTTAGGTGCTTCTTCTTCCTCTACAGCCTTAGGTTCCTCTTTCTTGGCCTCCTTTGCCTCCTCCTTTGGCTTTGGTTTCGCAGCTTCTTTCAGCTGTCCATGTTTCTGGGTTGAAACAGGTGGAACAGATTTGGCTTGTTCAATGTCACCCAACACTTTCTTGAAGTTTGGCTGATTGACCAAGGTCCAAAAGTACCTCTCGACATGTGGGAACTCTGAGGTGAAGCTCTTTAAAAGGATTGCCTTGAATCCTAACACCAGATTACATACAGTGATGATATCAGCTAGTGTGACACTGTGTCCAACTAAGTAGGTGTTAGATGCAAGGTGGGAGTTCAAAGCTTCCAAGCCTCTCTTCAGAGAAGAGATTGCAGCCTCCTAGGCCTGTacagaaataaaaatatatatttatcagTCATTTTGGTAACCAGAATATCAAAGAGCTACTGCGTTGGTTTATGACTATGAGGATTACAAATAAAagtaagtagtagtactaccgGAGGAAGATGTGCACGTAGACCGATTCTAGGGAATAACCAGGCAGAAATATGAGCGTCAATCTCGTTAGTAGAAAAATCAATCCATTGCTCAATTTGTCCCTATGAAATACAATAAACGAAACAATGACATAGAATTGGAGAATATTAAAACATatgaaatgaaacaaaaaaacaaaatttattcCATGTCCAGAAGCCAAACAACAGCCCCTTACATTTTCAATAGAGGAAGAGCCAAATAGGTTGTTTTTGGGATTCAACCGAGCCACTGTACAGCAGAAGCAAGAATCAAGAGTCATGTCAGGGTAAAAGTTCGCTCACTTGCAACAATTAACAAGAGGTCACTTACCGTAGCGTGCAATAGCATTGCTCTCAAATATTGGGCCATCAGGCGTTTCAAGCACAGGAATCTACACAACCCAAATTCTAAAAATGAGGAAAAAAGAGAATGGcaaaaattttgattatttaataacTAGTATATATACTATTTCTGAATCGTATCTCAACATACCTTCCCAATGGGATTCATCTTGATGAATTCTGGGGTCTTATTTGTAACACCCATCTGAAAATCCTTAGCTAGCTCAACCTTTACACCATTGAACTCGGACACAATAAGTGTCTTGTTTGCATTTTTGTTTGCAGTAGAATGCAAAACCTGGGTAGCATATTAAAATAATGTCAACAAGCAATCTGAAACCATAAAGAAAGCAAGAAGCACTGATACAAATGCATGACAAATCTATTTAgtccacaatttaattaaaaaaattgattttaaaccaTAGCCTTCTTCAAATTAGGTACATCAGCCCCAAAAGAAATAACATGAAACCCATAAGTTCACTTCCAAATAAAGACATATCAGCAGTGATGCTCAATCCAGGCTACTTATTGTAGTTGTACATGTACGAAATGAAAGAGgcataccaaattaaatcaagcAGCATCAAGCTAAACTTTAGTTAAATTAcaaatatacaaatacaatccattttttaattaaaaattaatcaataagtaaaaaaattctctcttttCCAGTCAAAATTTCGCTTCGGGAGAGATTGCAAGTGAGCAGTGAGGTAACCATAACTAGCATATTGtttcaatttaattcaattaactactaaatgatattttcaagtCCATATTATCTAAAGCAACAGCAAACGAACACCACAATTGTCATTTCTGATAGAAATCAATCCAAAAGTAAGCAGATAAGTAGCTCAACACTTCACTCCAAGGACAATCACAGATCTACAAAATTCATCACATAAaccaaagtaaaaaaaaacgaAAGCAACAATAGACTGACCAGAGCCATGGCTTCGCAGGATCCTTTTACTCACTCTCTCAATTAGAAGAATCtggaaaacaaataaaaagcaaTAACAAtcacttaaataaacaaaaatatcaaaacCAAGGAGCGCAAAAATAGCGAATTCAACTCGGAATGAAGCGTTTGCTTACAGAGTGAGATGAATTGAATCCGAGCGCAGCAGAGGCTTTAGTGAGAGGATATGAAAGAGAAGGAAGATTTTTAGGGTTTCTTGGTagattattaatttgtttttttatgataGCGCTCAGGGGTACCCATTTTCGTTGAGAATATGCcgcattttatttaaatttcacgGGTAATTTAGGGATTCAGGaagtgaaaaataaatgaacaaaaaaaactgaattgaaaaattgaagaaaagcatattaaaatataaaataaaaaagttagaAAAAATATCTTCTATTAgacataattttaaatatcacataaaaaataaaattaaaaaagttcCTACCAATATTTTTTTGCGTAGACCCATGTtaacaatgaaaaaaaatagtactactcctatataaaatCCGTGCATATCTCGGCCATTTATACATCAAgctatttttttggtttttctaaGTGGATTAAATAAATACTATTGAAACCATAATATTACAACAATCCTATCAATAATTTTATTACAAGAATTAAGAAGAAATAAATAGCGGAGGCAAAGAACGTCGATGGTTATAACAAATAACAAATAACAAATAACAAAGTAAACAACaactaaaattaattattcttttGGTTGATTAGTGGGAAGAGTGGTGGAATAGACAGTTGTTGAATGGTCTCATTCAACTCATCCCAACTGTTATCCCGACACCAATTAGCCCAGAAAATTAATTCGGTGGTAGAAATCGCCCAACAAAGAAACTCAGAGGAAGAAGACGAAAGGGGATTTTCAGAATTTAATTGCGATGATACAGATCATAGATCGGAGCTCCTTGCTGCTTCTCTCATGTTTATTGTCGCTTCTGTTTATCCCAGGTAtgtctttttctttgttcaagattcaagatttttcttttttttttcagttttgtgTAGCTGGATTTTTAAGGTCGAATCTCCGAGCCCTTTTGTGGGATTGAAAGAAATTAGGGATCAAGTTGATTAATTTGAGAAGAAATTAAAAAGGGGgaaattttggaattttgaagGCAATAGCTGAAATTCTCTTGAGATTATTGTTAATTTAGCTGTTGCTGTGTCTCTGATTCATGGTTGTTAATGTTAGGTGAGGTTTTGATTGCTTTGTGTTGATTTGATCTAACTAGTTCGATAGGTTGAGCGTAGTATCAAGTCTTGTGCTTTTTGGGGTGGAATGTTAATCATTAGTTCAACATTAATGCTTCAATGCCAATCTAATCAGGCTCGATTTGTGTATATATCGGGTAAATGTATCGGTAAATGAGCTGATTTTTGGTGAAGATGGTgatttatttcttgaatgattgtAAGGTTTAGCTCAGAATGAGTAAAAGCCTGAATTTAGCTTGTGTGATGTAGAAGATTGTTAATTGATGTAGAAGCGATTTAGTTCTTGAATGGTGATGAGGCTTAGCTTGGACATAGTAAAAGCTGGACTGAATCACACGTTGCTTTTAGTTGGAGCTGAGATCGGTAGAGAACGATTACTGCTTGAACGTTTATGACGCTACTCAGGCAGTAAAAGCTAGGTATGATTGtgtgttggtttttgttggaGCAGAGCTCGACATTTTCTTCATAAGAGCTTGGTAAAGACCGATAGTTCTTTTTCCCGTACAAGCGTTTGTTAGGCTAGCTCAGATTTGGTAAAAGATGTATGGGATCAAGTCATCAACTGGGTTTTTTAGTTGGAGTTGAGTCTAACTTCATAAACGTTTGGTTAACATCGTTACGATGCTGTGCTTGAACATGTAAAAGCAGAAAAAATCTCTGGTTGGGGctatattttctaaattttatagtataaaatttgtttgaaagtaatttataaatctCCATGTGTGTCTGTGTAGCTCAAATTTGTTTCATGAATGTTAATGTCGTCTGTGTAGGGTTGGCGGACGCATCAGCTGCGTCAAATTCATCTGACCAGAAGGATTCGAGCAAGAAGTCGTCTGGAGGTTCCACGTGGTTGGAAGTCCTCCTCATATGTCTCGGCCTTGTAGCCGTTGGGGCATTTTCCGTCTTCTTATTCAAGCTGTGGCAAAGAAAGAAGCGAGAGGAGCAACACGCCCGCCTCCTGAGGCTTTTTGAGCAGGACGACGAGCTTGAAGTCGAACTTGGCATCCGGGATTGAGTTTCGTTTTCATCTCCTAGGTTTTGACACTTTGCCATGTCGTTCGATCTGAAACCGACGATGGGAGATATCATTAGACAAAATATTGAaaaactaaattttaaaaattaatgataaTATTTCCATGTCATCAGTCGCTTAATGTGCTTTCGCCTAATGACAATATAACAaaactaacaaactaaaaaagCTAGTATAAAGAAAAGGGAAATTTCTCAATTTAAAGATGACAATCTCTGTGAAAATATTTATAGcaaaacataaatatttaaGCTCTAATTGATAGGGTGATGTTAGGTTAATAACTATCTTAAATTGATAACTGACAATTATGTCAACAATCTATGTTATACTAGATGTTTACACGAAGGGGATATGATTAGTTGATAAATATCTTAAATTGATTACTGACAACTATATAAAACAAGATATTTGTATGTCAATACTAAGAGCATCAGTAATGGCGCCCGTTCCGGCAGAATTCTGATCGGCGTGCCGGAATTCTGCGGCGgaccgccattgtgcatggtatgcacggatacggaattccgccgaggacaccgcagttctgcggcgttacgcggaattccgtcgcgacgggcgtgcggacgtccgtcattgcgttgactcccacgaaCATCGGCGGGAAatcccgtttattgcattaaatttttttaattgtgggaagtccttcgggatgtccgtcactgtgcagtgggaagtcttTATGACtaggcagtgcagtgggaagtccgtatgacgtggctgatgttaattatggagcctaatttatctcctaccatgtttaggatttgtttcattgaagtattttttccttgtgatatatgtttcatagtttgactagaattagggttctctagttgcttataaatagaggtgctccctcattgttaaatcatgcttattctgaaattatatagtgaaatccctggcttggcatcgcccccagacgtagatacacattgtattgAACTGGGCAAACAATTTCtggtgttcattctctttcatatttgtgattgcctgtgtttatttcccaacaacagAAAGTATTTTTGGGAATTATGCGaggaattccgtcgggaattccgcgccactgctgatgctctaatgATACTaatgaaatgtttttattaaaaatcatcTATTGTCTTTTCTTATGCAAATGATGTGGAATACTCCCTCCggataattcgtctcactttgaccggacacaagttttaagaaatgtaatgaaaagtgagttgaaaaaattagtggaatgtgagtcctacttttatatattagttttttaGTAAAATGGGAGTAGAactgagttagtggaatatgaggtctactaccaaaaatgctaaaaatgaaataggataaattatgtgggacgaaccgaaatgaaaaaatgggacaaattatccgagaacggagggagtataggataagaccatccacaacgggactcgccggcgtctcgcgtctcgtctcagcgagacgagaccccggcgagacgcgttgcagcctccatctcgtcccgtctcgtcccgcgtCTCGTCGCGCATCTCGACTCGCCGAGCCaggagacgagctgtctcgccacgcgcctaggcgacgtggcgcagcccggcgtcgtgcgtgacgcccactcgccggcccgcgagtgggcgtcgtcacgtgctgacgcaataaatatttttttaaaaaaaaaattcgaatttaaataaaaaaaaaaaatttgtaacggtattattaccgttttttgtttttttttatattttttttgttttttattaaattttttactctataaatactcctaaacccatcctcatttacacacaactacacatctattcttcatatcatctaaattttctctcaaattttcgctgaaattttcataacccaactcaagatgtccggcgacggcgagggcaactatggcggctccggctccggcgggtgggatctcaactcattcggcgattgggagaacatgatcaacacattgggcggtggaggttcgtcaacgccggggacccagggttcggcgacgccgggggggtaccaaccacccaattttgaccttgatgcatatgttcgtcccaacgtcccgcggttttcgcagggattatcccagatccgggaggattttccagttgatcccacgccgggagtaggccgaggcggtggaggtggccgaggcggtggaggtggccgaggcagtgtacaaccccagacgggcgaggacgaggaggaagaagaggaagaggaagaggatcttggccgacatccgtacaacaacctcgaaacgatggcggtgtacaacgcctggatcacggtctcgtacgatcccatcgtcgggaatcaacaaacccggaagtgtttctgggaaaaggttgtcgaggtctaccaccaaataaagccgaaccgctcccgcaagcgcacagttaaaatgatccgctgtcactttgaccgagtcgaccgacaggtcaaaaaattctgcggcatctactcggcggaagaggcgcgctaccaaagcggcgccacgaccaccgacattttgacgtccgctttgcgcgcctactaccaggacgagggacatcaattcagatttgttgatgtttggcgcgccgtcaaggacgaggaacgatgggccggcggtttccgctccagctcgggctcaaactcgaagcgcacgaagcatacggcgagtggccaatactcgtctagtgctggtgcgtctggtggtgacactgctgaaggcatcagccaacatgatgctgaatcccaggagtttgcgggtacggtcggcgatgcaggaggatccgcgagtaggcgccgtcggccgcaagggacgaaggcggcgaaagcggctagagcaaggaagggccgaggcgaatcaagccagccggcctcaggatcgggctcgcgaggaggctcggacacacttatggtggcgtacatgaccgccacaatggcggacacttcccgcttctcgcactcccaatacgcggcctggtggaacggaattgtgcatatggcagcacaacttggccttccgactccccctcaacctcgaccgcctccggaggatgattagcccttccgattaatttttttttattttgtgtgttttttattttgtgtgttttttttattttgtgtgtttttttattttgtgtgtttttttattttgtgtgtttttttattttgttttaattttaataaagtgtgtttgtttaaattgaattgggttttaaaaaaaattataaattaaattgaatgaatagtaattaagagacggtatagagacggttaagagacggagcgttgcaggttccgtctcttagttaagagatggaggcaaaaaggacagtggggccctcaaatagtgcccaaatagtagttaagagacggtttaagagacggtatagagacagcgttgtggatggcctaagcaTTTCTAACCATAAATTATTTTGACGACTATATTAAAGACATAAAAATGCAGCtcatgtgtgtagtgtgtttatCACGTGTCCATAAAAGAAAGAACCTTCGCCGTCCACGCCATCCATGGCGTCTGCAGCCTCCAAATCTATATATATGGGACAGCAATGACACGTTTTTGAATCACTCTTCTCCCCGCGCTGCCAAACTCACGTCAATTTGCAGGCGAAAGGAGAGAAGAAGCACGGAATCTATTAGtattaagagagagagaaaggggggTTTATTTTGGGCGAAGAAGATGGAGAGTGAAGGAGGTGCGAGGAAATTGAGATTGCTATGTCTCCATGGATTCCGAACCAGCGGCGAAATTATTAAGAAGCAGGTCACCGGAAAGTGGCCGGAATCTGTGCTGGAAAAATTGGATCTCGTTTTCACCGACGCCCCTTTTCCTTGCCAAGGAAAATCCGATGTTGAAGGAATCTTTGATCCGCCTTATTATGAGTGGTTCCAATTCAACAAGGtcccattttccttttttttattcattattattttccttttttttattcattattattttccttttttttatttgttgtaaAAAGTCACTATATAAAATTTAGTCATGGAACATTAATGTAGATGAGTTAATCAGTGATGTCCATTCATAAAAAATTAGGAGCAATATATTGGTAGCATGCTCTCATAATTTTTCAAATAGGATGATTGAGggcaaatttgaaatttatggtttttttataAACgtgaatttgattaaatttcatgattttttttttacaattagtCTTTTTAATATGAATATTATTATTGTTCCTTATTTTTTGTGATGgtatggagtattaaatattcTTACTTTCTTTATTGGATGAATTTAGGAATTCTCGGAATATGTGAACTTTGATGAGTGTCTTGCTTATATAGAAGATTTCATGATCAAGCATGGCCCTTTTGATGGTCTTCTTGGTTTTTCACAGGTGTGTATACAATTATGTGTTTGACTGTTTTCTCTTTTATGCAAATCTGATATTGCAATTTgaatttgttgatgattgtCACATGTCAAGAAAATCTAACATAATCGAATAATTGACCTAATCAGGGTGCGATTCTATCGGCTGGACTAGCTGGAATGCAAGCAAACGTAAGCTTTAGATTCGGTCTGCATGTTTAGCTAAGCTCGTTAGTGTGGTagagcaaaccatatcccacatcggagaatggacaagagttgcaagcatataaatgggctatcccaactccattagtatgaggtcttttggggagtaccccaagagcaaaaccgtgagggctttgcccaaagcggacaatatcatactaatgtggagttcgggtgtgcaccaccgattCCCAACAGTTAGCATAAACATTCTAACCAATTTTTGTCGTTGTAGGGCTTGGCTCTCACAAGAATACCTAAGATAAAACTTGTGGTGATAATCGGGGGCGCCAAATTTAGAAATCAATCCGTGGTTGAAAAAGCTTATTCTGCACCAATTCAATGCCGGTCTGTTCACTTTTTAGGTAAATTCTTCGATATCATCTATGCACTCTACATGTATTTGTGTGTTTTGCTTATGAAG
It contains:
- the LOC121762952 gene encoding uncharacterized protein LOC121762952; the encoded protein is MIQIIDRSSLLLLSCLLSLLFIPGLADASAASNSSDQKDSSKKSSGGSTWLEVLLICLGLVAVGAFSVFLFKLWQRKKREEQHARLLRLFEQDDELEVELGIRD
- the LOC121781989 gene encoding esterase AGAP003155-like, which encodes MCVVCLSRVHKRKNLRRPRHPWRLQPPNLYIWDSNDTFLNHSSPRAAKLTSICRRKERRSTESISIKRERKGGLFWAKKMESEGGARKLRLLCLHGFRTSGEIIKKQVTGKWPESVLEKLDLVFTDAPFPCQGKSDVEGIFDPPYYEWFQFNKEFSEYVNFDECLAYIEDFMIKHGPFDGLLGFSQGAILSAGLAGMQANGLALTRIPKIKLVVIIGGAKFRNQSVVEKAYSAPIQCRSVHFLGDQDFLKEHGTELLDSFVDPLVIRHPKGHTIPRFDEKGLESMLGFLEKMQKEVAEEKQEITLEKDDLIEL